The proteins below are encoded in one region of Desulfuromonadaceae bacterium:
- the mce gene encoding methylmalonyl-CoA epimerase, translating into MTKKISHLGIAVASIEAATPYYRDILGMAFEGTEVVAEQKVRVAFFVVGESRIELLEPTDENSPVARFLAKNGSGIHHVAYEVADLAAELARLKAAGVRLVDAVPRLGAHGASIAFLHPQASGGVLTELCQPAGK; encoded by the coding sequence ATGACGAAAAAAATCAGTCACCTCGGCATTGCCGTGGCGAGTATTGAGGCAGCGACCCCTTACTATCGGGATATCCTCGGCATGGCGTTTGAGGGAACCGAAGTCGTTGCAGAGCAAAAAGTTCGCGTCGCGTTTTTTGTTGTTGGAGAAAGTCGCATCGAACTGCTGGAGCCGACCGACGAGAATTCCCCGGTCGCCAGATTCCTGGCAAAGAATGGCTCCGGCATTCATCATGTGGCGTATGAGGTCGCCGATCTGGCGGCTGAACTGGCGCGACTCAAGGCCGCCGGAGTGCGCCTCGTCGATGCAGTCCCGCGCCTCGGTGCGCACGGGGCAAGCATCGCCTTTTTGCATCCCCAGGCCAGCGGAGGGGTTCTGACCGAGCTTTGTCAACCCGCAGGTAAATAA